In Misgurnus anguillicaudatus chromosome 14, ASM2758022v2, whole genome shotgun sequence, the genomic window GAGGTACACAATAGTACCAAGGAATGCATATCGGTACCTAAGAGGTACACGTTAAGACCAAAGAGTGCATTTctgtacctcagaggtacacaatagtaccaaagagtgcataacGGTACCTGAGAGGTACATGTTaataccaaagagtgcatttctctacctcagaggtacacgatagtaccaaagagtgcataacggtacctcagaggtacatgttaagaccaaagagtgcatatcggTACCTGAGAGGTACATGttagtaccaaagagtgcatattggtacctgaGAGGTACACGTTAAGACCAAATAGTGCAGATTGGTACCTGAGAGGTACACGTTaataccaaagagtgcatatcggtacctcagaggtacacgttaagaccaaagagtgcatatcggTACCTGAGAGGTACATGTTAagaccaaagagtgcatattaagAGGTACACAatagtaccaaagagtgcatatcggTACCTGAAAGGTATACGTTAGTACCGAAGAATGCATATCGGTACCTGAGAGGTACACGTTAAGACCAAAGAGTGCATTTctgtacctcagaggtacacgatagtaccaaagagtgcataacGGTACCTGTGAGGTACACATTAGTACCAAAGAGTGAATATcggtaccttagaggtacatgtTAAGATCAAAGAGTGGATATCGGTACCTGAGAGGTACACGTTAagaccaaagagtgcatatcggTACTTGAGAGGTACACAatagtaccaaagagtgcatataggTATATGAGAGGTACATGttagtaccaaagagtgcatatggGTGCCTCAGAGGTACACGTTAagaccaaagagtgcatatcggTACCTGAGAGGTACACGTTAGTACCGAAGAATGCATATCGGTACCTGTGAGGTACATTTTaataccaaagagtgcatatcggTACCTGGGAGGTACACATTaataccaaagagtgcatatcggTACCTGTGAGGTACATGTTaataccaaagagtgcatttctatacctcagaggtacatgttagtaccaaagagtgcatatcggTACCTGTGAGGTACATGTTaataccaaaaagtgcatatcgGTACCTGGGAGGTACATGttagtaccaaagagtgcatatcggTGCTTCAGAGGTACACGTTAagaccaaagagtgcatatcggTACTTGAGAGGTACACAatagtaccaaagagtgcatatcagTATCTGAGAGGTACATGTTAGTACCAAAGAATGCATATCGGTACCTGAGAGGTACACGTTAAGACCAAAGAGTGCATTTctatacctcagaggtacatgttagtaccaaagagtgcatatcggTACCTGTGAGGTACATGTTaataccaaagagtgcatatcggTACCAGGGAGGTACACATTAATACCAACGACTGCATATCGGTACCTGAGAGGTACACATTATTATCAAAGAGTGCATATCGGTACCTTAGAGGTAAATGTTAGtatcaaagagtgcatattattaCCTGAGAGGTAAACATACATTATTACCAATGAgcttcaaaagtacatattggtaccaaaatgtattAGGACCTTTTGAAAGGGTATTGCACCAGTGACAGTTTAGGACCATTTTTTGGCCCAGTGTACTGAGGCCTTAATATTCTACTCATCTATATAGTCTACACGTACCTCCCTCCTTTGAGTAGAAAGGACACCTGGCAATAGTCTGAAAATTGCTTTTCTTTTTGATGTGAAGAAAGTAATAATGACGTACAAACATTTCCACACCTGTAAATAAAATCAGACGAGTGTGAACAAGTGCATGGCAGTCTTTATGTTGAAAGACCGACTTAAAGTGTCTTTACTTTTTTCAATGTCCTGGAAAGTTTTATTGTTTGAGGTTTTTGCGGCCTGCAATCGCGTCTCGCCATCTTCCAGTTTGTACCATTCCAAGCACTTTTTATTGGGTTTGGCGTTTGTTTTACTTTGATGTTTAGGGCAGTCTGAAAATAGTAAGAGATATATTTGGGGACAGTCTCTATTATTTGCTCTAGCTGTAACCGGAAGTACAATGTGTTGTGTTCTACTTTGGTTGCTCTTCATCACCTAAAACCCCACACCCTACACTTTCTTCCTGTgataagcacacacacataatcacgttcacacataaaaaacaacacttATGCACAAACTAACACATGAGTTACACCTATATAACAAATACACTTACTGTTAAAATGTTTGACAGCAGGAATTGTGATTGACCGAGTTGGTGAATTCCCAACTTTGTTTTCTGCAATGATGGACACATTGGCTTCAGAAAACGTTATTGATATGTTATGATAGGTCTGAGTGACAGTTAtgggtttaatttttttagggtCTTCACAAGGCCATACTGAGAGCTTCAGTTTGTACGTCACCCCTCCAACAGACTCTTCAGCGGGTGGGGCCTAAGAGAAATTTGCGCGTTATTGAAATACCAATGTATACGGCACCAAACAATAATGAACATGTCTACCTTTCTCTGGTTTTCTAATACTTACATCCCAGGTGAGATTAAAATCCCTGCTATGATTATGATGTTTCCATAATTTATAGCTAACTTTAGGTGCAGAGCGAATTTCTGTGGAAAGATGTGAAATTtgttaacagacaaactttggTTCTGGATTTCAGTAATACGTCTAAAGTCTTATCTACTTGAATGGGAAAATGCGACCATATTGAGCATTGCATCCCCCTATTCATAGTAATAAGCAGTGCACAACCTTGTTATATCTAATATCATTGATGCtaagtgtgaaaagcccttcTGGCATGTAAACCAAGATGTCTGTTGCTCCGTtgtgaattaaaatgaaatCGAACCTAAGGGAACGTCCACAATGGTGCTCCAATCACTCCAAGTGACATTTTGTGAATCACAAATAGGTGACAGCGCATTGGCCCTCCGTCGCAGCTGGACTTGGTAAACAGTCTGGTTTTGTAGCTGTAGCGTGTAGAAATCTATAGgcaataaagtgagtgtttatgCTTAAGGAGGATGGACACACATTCACGTCATACATTTCcaggtagatttttttgcatcAGAAAAAACTTTTTAGTTTCATTTAGATATTTTGACCATATAACAAAAATGCATCAATATAGTTTTGTAAATCAAAATAAGAACATGTAGACTCTGACCTTGGTAAGTGTTGTCCTCAGTTTTAAATGTGGCCTACAATTATAGCGCATCATATTAGCACAATAGCAGATTCACTTCAGGACATTATAACATAAGATTTTTTTGAATGTCTTACATTCTGCCATTCAGAGCCGATTTCCCTCCATCTGATCTCGTATATAACACTTCTGTTATCCTTTGGTTTGTCCAGTGTGAGGTTCAGTATGCCTGCTGACCTTGACGTGCTGGTAATATGGGGTTCACTATATTTGACTGTTAAcaaatagacagatagatagatagatagatagatagatagatagatagatagatagatagatagatagatagatagatagatagatagatagatagatagatagatagatagatagatagatagatagacagacagacagaaagacagacggacagatagaTATATCTTACCTAAGCATTGAAGGATGACTTTGTTTTTAATAGAATTACAGGCAACATTGTCTACTTCTTTCTGTACCCATATCTCCCTCTCTCTGAAGATTGTTCCTAGTTTCTCCAAAATAATGTAGTAATTTGTGTTGTTGGTGGTCtcactgaaaacattttttttcttttcaatgTCCCTATACATAGCAGGAGGAAGAAATGACAATAAGATTTATCAAACAGTCTCCTTCAATATCTATTTTTGATaacatattttttgtgtgttttgtttgtcACAATACATAATTCATACAGTATACAATAAATATTgcataatacaaaaaatatataaattcagtattttctttagctctgatgtTTACAGATGCTTTAAAGGACACCAAATTATGCCCTTTTTACAATATGTTATATAAGTCTCaagtgtgcccagaatgtgtctgtgaagttttagctcaaaataccccccaggtcatttattatagcatgtccaaaatgcccctatttgtgTGGCAGCAAAAGAGACTGtcctccaaaaaaaaaaaacgacctCATAAGTCATTTGTGCAAGCACCTTATTACGACGTAAAGTGACGTTTTAAGGCATTAGGGTCCTTTAGCGGCAGTAGCTTATACAACCTGTTGTTACGTTTTAAGTTTTTTGCCTTATACATCAGATTagacacatttaattttatgaatttgtaaatgtagaaatgttttcataaacatttatgctttaaaagatattttgaagcaTCTAACCCCACCCGcaccctaaacccaaccatattaaacacaacatgcaagtaaaagtacagtcaggcatttattgcataaaacagtataaaagtattacaaacAATTTGCGTTGCAATCCTTGCGAACTGAAGCCATACGATTTCTTTATATGAAGAACTTTGTGATCAAAACGCACAGtcagatctcattcaaacataaaccagcatgacgtacactgtaaaacctaacagttaacttaactcaaaccatttaagtaaaccggttgcattagaccatttaagttttaaaacacataaattgaAGTACcgtgaacttgagtcatgtgcaattatgcacttatatttaagtagtgtgaacttaaatataagtgcataactgcatatcactcaatttgtttagttcacagtactcaaatgtatgtcttttaaaactaatgcaaccggtttacttaaatggtttgagttgagttaacttttaggttttacagtgtagtcgGTCACAAGAGCTAATAACGCTTCACATTCTTAGCTATAATGATGCAATAAATCACGAGACACACGAGAGCCAATGCCTTTTCACAATCATAGAAGACGTAGCATTTTGCGACAGTTTTTGAATCAGTGTACGTCCGGATGTCGTTTGACCTCGGTACACTTggtatattttaagtacatttttaaaaagttgtgactgttttgtatcctgtgtttatatcatataataaataaatgggtacgttatttgcactaaatgcctgaatagtgtaatgtgtaataaaatacaattaatcctgccggtttaaattgaaaatgtcATTCCTGTACATAGCAAAATTATAccccaaaatataattttataccctaatatattaagtttcacCAGCTGCCGGTAGAGgcgctaatttagtaaatgcatctaTTGGTCGTATTTGGTGAAATTGGATAAACGGCCACAGCAATCGTATAGGTTGGAGGATATGTTGAAAAATACTAcaatggaagtcagtggtgctcaaaaatggtttccttacaaacattgctcaaaaatcatcctttgtgttcagcagaacaaattaataaaatacaggtttttaacaacatgaggTTAAGtagatgacaaaattttcatttttgtgtgaactatccctttaaggaactATGAGGAATTACACATTCATGACTTTGCTAAAATGCTAATTTTTGGATGAACCCACCACATGTAAAGGGTGTATCTTGTATTTTTCTCCATGTTTGGATCCTCCCAGTTACACATAAAGTCCTCATCATCTTTAGTTGCAGTTTTGTAACACTGCAGGTTGGTTGTAGGTAAGCATCCTGTAGctttaaagaaaacacacaaagatctattttaacacacacacacacacagagaatgCCAATATTCACTACAACGGCACAATTGCACGTGTCATTTAAAAGCAAATCCAAACAAAATAGTGTTCCTTTAATTGGTTTACATCCTGTGGTTTATAGTTGTTTAATGGCGGTTTGCAAAATGACGTCTGATGAGTTCACAGCTCTGATAAAATCTACGCACCATCTCTCACAGGGGTGTTGCACGAGCACTATCGAaataatcatcatcatctttAAAACTTTTCAAGAAAATCTAGATTACATCTCTGCGGTGTTCTATATGTGTCAATGGCAGAGATACCATCGATTATGGCCGACAAAATTAAGAGACGCATACATACCTTCCACCAAACTGACAGAAAACATAAGCAACAGCCAAACCACTCTAATCTCCATCACGACTAGTGTTCATACATATCCTGAAAACCAGCACATTCataaaagataatgaatttCTGGGAAGATTAAAATCTCCATTGCAGGCTCAACTGCTGGGCTGTAACTCGTGAAGACTACAGAAACGTCAAGAGTTTAACTCTGTATTTGTTTCTGGGGCAGAATAAGGTGTCAAGTACTGCATCACCACAAACCACAACACGAGAGCAACAGTCTCACTTCATGAGAAAAGACACCTTTAAACATTTCACAGAGAACGACATCACGTCTTAACCCTTTGAATGTAGAAGATATAGAGTTGTGATAGACTTTAgttattttatcataaactcaaTTGATATACTGATGGCTCTATTCAAACATATCATCATTAACATGACGTGGGCGGCTTtgggtaaaatattttttttaagtaatcagGATTTGATTCCTTAAACTGACATCATATTAGATCCTCATTTACATCCTCAACTCCTTCTTTCTAAACACACACCACCCTTTAAAAGCTGAACCAAACCTTTCAGAAGTACTGTATGTAGAAGGAACGCAAGATAAGTTTAGCTGTATCTTTAGATTTTAGTCAAAAATCCAAAAGCACATTTTCTTTTCACCAGTTTTATAAGCTGGTGTCAAACATTCAGTTTTTATTAAGGAATTACCACCTTACattcaataaaatatttttgctaTAGCTGTTTGTTAACAAGTACTGTAAAACCACACTATAAATACAGGCAAGGGTTAACTATATACATTtgccaagatttttttttaaatgtcagttCAGAGTTTAAATATGCgacactggaccacaaaaccagtcataagtagcacgggTATACTTGTAGCAATAACCAACAAGACATTGTATGAGTCAAagttatagattttttttatgccaaaaatcattaggataaagattaacattaacaacaaGTAAATATCATATTCAATGAAgaaattttgtacattttctacaATAAATATATCGAAAATGTTTTTATCATTACGTGCTACGTACGGAGTTCCTTATTTTGGACACTtctaaatatttagattttttgtttgTCAAATTTGTTGTATCTCGGCCCCTCGCGTGGgacgatgcgaatgacgcgatatgggcggcgcgttaaccgcgaaaacacgcgctattcgcctcaaacgcgaatattcaactcgagcgaaaaatttgcatataaacgaagttaaatcccgcgagtaatctaaagcgtgtaacgcgatgccctggattatttcaatgttaagtaaTTGCAAAGACGCGTTTACGTGCGTCTGGAGGTTTCgctgcgcgaatgaggcgtttagcgtggcgcggtagacgcgaattcgCCTCATTTGCGGGTCTTCGCGCGACTTGATGCACGAAAGACACGAATTGAGCCTTGTCGCGGGAAACTCTCAACTTTGGCGAAAAatcgtgccgcgttaaccattcaggagcttgctctagtagtgaggTGATTACAGGACGCAAGCGAAGTCTTAAAAGAGCCCCTCTTATaacgcgaatttccacgtgaatgttaaatgactagaatttcacgcgcggctttcacacgcgaatgaagcgaatacactcaaaatgttcaagtgtccaactatgcgtgaatagcgcatttttgccgcctctacagcgtttggtgtgaatctgatttttttatatgtatttattaaattcattaaAGTGGCTTTTTGGCCAAAGCATCTGTTTAATATTTTTGCATGTTAGCTTTTACATATCTACATATATCATAAATTGTTTTGTGTTTCAGAATTATTATGCTGATTTAATTTTGCTGAAAAGGCTGTTTAATGCGAGTCACACCTTAACCTCTATAGTCCTAGAAAAAATTCCCCAGTATTACGTATTTTGCTCAAATTGCACATGTTTAGTCAAATATGCTGGTTTCTAAACTATAGGGGCATTTTTGTTGAGAGTTTGTGGGTGAGATaaaagtgaaagctccagattAACCGCATTTGCCGTGCTACTGTTACAGTGATATTAACTGCTTCCTTTActgttaatattagttaataACAGTGGAACTAGCAGTATATATACAATTATTAATTATAAACTCTAAGCAGAACTTTTCAACTTCTCTAAACTTCGTCAGACATTGTATAAATATGGGAAAAAAGTAGTGTAGAAAAACATGCTTTTATGTCTTGACTTAAAGATGAGTTGACATTTGTAAGTAGGCCACTATAGCTTCCTGGAAATGACTGAAAAAACGAATTTCCTCAAAGGATAAAGTACAAATGTGTTAGATATTctcatttgtattaaaatactgtaaaaatatatattgttacTATTCTTTATATATGCCAGTAGTTTAAGAtgaagtatttagggtaaactcacCTTCAACTTGACTAATAGCAggcaactgcaggatctcttaaacctaaattaaattaaatcctaatttctaattgtAATCAAATAACTACTTTAGTGTCCTCAAAAAAGTTCAAGATGTGCCAAGAGAGTTCACACTAAATATTTTCtcatgcctgaagaagacatttagttctgaaaatggttttgtttttaattttgtgtacatatttcttatattttctatataatctatataATCTAATTTCTATATTTCTATATCTTATTAAAAAGAGCGAAAATATGTAACAAATATGGATGGGATGGATGGAAATTAAAACTTagttaaaacaacaaagctggtggtgtggcctaagacttttgcacagtactgtttattattttatttaaaaatagtttttaaaaaatccctCAAGAATCTCACCAGATCCTTTGTACTGATATATTACTATCATGTATTAATCTATGGTCTcgcttttttgttttgcacacaCGTCTACAGAAGATTAGCCGTGTCAAATCATAGTCaatatcaaattaaattaaataaaatgtgtattttcgCATTTATTTCATTCAAAATAATTTGCAGTgcattaaaaaatcatacaagtaaaaaaaacatttaacataAACATTAATACCGTCACACTATTACATTATAAGCTTGTTGTCGCCATCTTCTGGTCAAATGTGTAATTTGCCACATGTGTACCTTTATATACAAAAATGTTAACACCTGCTGAATGTCATAGATTAATATGGACAAATAAAGGCTTTTAGTTGCATATTCGAAATACCtatttgtatttgtgtgtgtgcgtccgtgtgtgtgtgtgtataataatCACTGCAGTGCGGTATTGCACTACACGTTTCATTTATAATCTCAAAAACAAATCGGTTTTGACAGAGATTGTCACTCTGTGGGTTTGCTGAGATCACTTCTGTTTATAATCAGtataaaagaaagagagaggagAAGGTAGGTCCTCGTCATCACCATGGTAACTGAGAGACCTCGGCTCTCTCTTATTTCGCAGTGTTCAAGCTCTCAACAATGAGAAAGACAGCGAAAAGGAAAGCCCCAAATGTTTACCATATTTCCTGCCGACGGAAACAACAAAGCCAAGTCTATATTGTTCAATAAGATCTTTTTAAGAAGTAATTTTGATGTTAATTATTTTCTTACATATTATTTAGCATGTTAATTATATTTAACTTCATTTGTTACGTTTGTAAGTATTGTTTGGTATAACATAATGCTATAAGAAGTTACATTTACAAATACATTAATGTAATGTCCGCATTAGTACTTTTtccagaaatatttttta contains:
- the il12rb1 gene encoding interleukin-6 receptor subunit beta, with product MEIRVVWLLLMFSVSLVEATGCLPTTNLQCYKTATKDDEDFMCNWEDPNMEKNTRYTLYMWDIEKKKNVFSETTNNTNYYIILEKLGTIFREREIWVQKEVDNVACNSIKNKVILQCLVKYSEPHITSTSRSAGILNLTLDKPKDNRSVIYEIRWREIGSEWQNATFKTEDNTYQDFYTLQLQNQTVYQVQLRRRANALSPICDSQNVTWSDWSTIVDVPLEIRSAPKVSYKLWKHHNHSRDFNLTWDAPPAEESVGGVTYKLKLSVWPCEDPKKIKPITVTQTYHNISITFSEANVSIIAENKVGNSPTRSITIPAVKHFNNCPKHQSKTNAKPNKKCLEWYKLEDGETRLQAAKTSNNKTFQDIEKSVEMFVRHYYFLHIKKKSNFQTIARCPFYSKEGAPNKGPDNVLHFNVTHESAMVSWHFIPVENQRGFLLQYLIWVSGGENTTLYRLPANEKSFFIKNLHPGTSYTVSIAGRTKAGEGPNSTVNFETLSKGAALSWQDQTILSVCVVAVLCTIICSVAARRFRSKLLPVVPSPVIPSTDFIIPHNQDMSQVKEEVHEVVLLQLQELSKPKLSTTPERCTLLQDFGLVVFEEEEDDEEGVTDLRPMKSCFYPNPSYRGQVICLPEPILTSESIYKENDTESTYRNGLFFETVPECDETSL